In Thalassospira sp. TSL5-1, the following are encoded in one genomic region:
- a CDS encoding isocitrate/isopropylmalate dehydrogenase family protein: MDVLFLPGDGIGPEITNVTRSVLQELNGVFSLGLEFSEDDVGFSALEKHGKTITPALIERVRQAGMTILGPVDTAHYPPADQGGINPSAALRINLDLYANVRPSRAIAGLPALTPAMDLVIVRENTEGFYADRTMFAGTGEVMPTPDLALAMRKVTRQGSYRVAAYAANLAAQRRKHLTIVHKANVLKLSDGLFLAEAEKACANQDDLTVRDEHVDAMASLLVRTPNAFDVIVTTNMFGDILSNQAAELSGGLGLSGSINVGDNIAVAQASHGSAPDIAGKNQANPVSLLFSAAQLLDWKGTQTRRSDLQNAAHKLDEVIVSTIQNPETRTRDLGGTMSCSDFGQAIIKNIQAI; encoded by the coding sequence ATGGATGTTCTATTTTTGCCCGGCGATGGCATTGGCCCGGAAATCACCAATGTCACCCGTTCGGTCCTTCAAGAACTTAACGGCGTATTTTCCCTTGGCCTCGAATTTTCCGAGGATGATGTTGGTTTTTCAGCCTTGGAAAAACATGGCAAAACCATTACGCCTGCGCTGATCGAACGGGTTCGCCAGGCTGGTATGACCATCCTTGGCCCGGTTGATACCGCCCATTATCCTCCTGCCGATCAGGGTGGCATCAATCCATCGGCCGCATTGCGCATTAATCTGGATCTTTATGCCAATGTCCGCCCTTCGCGGGCCATTGCCGGGCTACCGGCACTGACACCGGCGATGGACCTTGTCATTGTGCGCGAAAATACCGAAGGCTTTTATGCTGACCGCACCATGTTTGCCGGCACCGGCGAAGTTATGCCCACACCGGACCTTGCCCTTGCCATGCGCAAAGTCACACGTCAGGGCAGCTATCGTGTTGCCGCCTATGCCGCAAACCTGGCAGCACAGCGCCGCAAACACCTGACAATCGTCCACAAGGCCAATGTCCTGAAACTCAGCGACGGCCTTTTCCTGGCCGAGGCGGAAAAAGCCTGTGCAAACCAGGACGACCTGACCGTTCGTGATGAACATGTTGATGCAATGGCATCCCTTCTTGTCAGAACACCCAATGCCTTTGACGTGATTGTCACCACAAATATGTTTGGCGATATTCTGTCAAACCAGGCGGCCGAACTTTCGGGCGGACTGGGTTTGTCCGGCTCGATCAATGTGGGTGACAACATTGCAGTTGCCCAGGCCTCGCATGGGTCCGCCCCCGATATTGCCGGGAAAAATCAGGCCAATCCGGTTTCGCTGTTATTCTCGGCCGCGCAACTGCTGGATTGGAAAGGGACACAAACAAGACGCAGCGATTTGCAAAATGCGGCACACAAACTCGATGAGGTCATTGTCAGCACCATCCAAAACCCCGAAACACGCACCCGGGACCTTGGCGGCACCATGTCCTGCAGTGATTTCGGCCAAGCTATAATCAAGAATATCCAGGCCATTTAA
- a CDS encoding tripartite tricarboxylate transporter permease — protein sequence MLDAMMTALSHFTQPQHLMYLVLGVGMGMIVGILPGLGGIVGLSLLLPFIYGMDQISALAMLIGLVAVIPTSDTFTSVLMGIPGSSASQATVLDGFPLAKKGHGARALGAAFSASLVGGLVGAIILTGFVVIARPLILAFGSAELFMLAVLGLSMVGVLAGKSLPKGIVASGLGLLLGALGAAPATGELRMSFDSVYLMDGLPLVIVGLGMFAFPEIIDLCRQNRSIADNGTLGSGWKDGVRDMIRHKWLCLRCAGLGSIVGALPGLGGSVVDWIAYGHVVQTAKDKSQFGKGDIRGVLAPESANNAKEGGGLVPTLLFGIPGSGSMAVFLGGMVLIGLEAGPAMVGRDLDITYTIIWSLAIANVVGAGGALLLSPFVSKLTTIKYGYLAPFMITIICFAAFQATRSLSDMIALLALGVLGVLMKRFGWPRPAFLIGFVLASNTETYLYQALQFYDWGFLTRPGVMIILALTIISIIMGMRKHPVNPVEEEESSHSHSPNRTPQILFAGLILAIFALGIWDATQHTFLGSVFTGAVSVVMFVVTAVLIWQLVVSPPSHGANFDHEFDLAHGEDKPNAGLWHYVLWVGGMVAGTALFGFLIAITAFFIAFLRLKAGASWLRTLLLTALAMGGLCFLAWALVLDFPGGLLQDLVDLPWPLG from the coding sequence ATGCTAGATGCAATGATGACAGCTTTGTCTCATTTCACACAGCCCCAACATCTGATGTATCTGGTGTTGGGCGTGGGAATGGGAATGATTGTCGGTATTTTGCCGGGACTTGGCGGCATTGTGGGGCTGTCCCTGCTGTTGCCGTTCATCTATGGCATGGACCAGATTTCCGCCCTGGCAATGCTGATCGGCCTTGTCGCCGTGATCCCGACATCCGACACATTTACCTCCGTCCTGATGGGCATCCCCGGGTCAAGTGCCTCGCAGGCGACAGTGCTTGATGGCTTCCCGCTGGCCAAAAAGGGTCACGGCGCACGTGCGCTGGGGGCGGCCTTTTCGGCATCCCTGGTGGGAGGCCTGGTCGGCGCGATTATTCTGACCGGGTTTGTCGTCATTGCCCGACCTCTTATTCTGGCATTCGGGTCCGCCGAACTGTTCATGCTGGCGGTTCTCGGGCTTTCAATGGTTGGCGTTCTCGCCGGTAAAAGCCTGCCCAAAGGCATTGTGGCCTCCGGTCTTGGCCTGTTGCTTGGCGCACTGGGCGCGGCACCAGCCACCGGCGAACTACGCATGAGCTTTGATTCGGTTTATCTGATGGATGGCCTGCCGCTGGTGATTGTTGGCCTTGGCATGTTTGCCTTCCCCGAAATCATCGATCTGTGTCGTCAGAACCGTTCCATCGCCGATAACGGCACCCTTGGTTCGGGCTGGAAAGACGGCGTTCGCGACATGATCCGCCATAAATGGCTGTGCCTGCGCTGTGCGGGTCTTGGCAGCATCGTTGGTGCCCTGCCCGGCCTTGGTGGCAGCGTGGTGGACTGGATCGCCTATGGCCATGTCGTGCAAACGGCAAAGGACAAATCCCAGTTCGGCAAAGGCGACATTCGGGGTGTTCTGGCCCCGGAAAGTGCCAATAACGCCAAAGAAGGCGGCGGGCTTGTCCCGACCCTGTTATTTGGTATTCCCGGTTCAGGCAGCATGGCCGTTTTTCTTGGCGGCATGGTTCTGATCGGCCTTGAAGCTGGCCCGGCAATGGTTGGTCGCGATCTTGATATCACCTATACCATCATCTGGTCGCTGGCGATTGCCAATGTCGTCGGTGCCGGTGGTGCGCTGCTGCTGTCCCCGTTTGTTTCAAAACTGACCACGATCAAATACGGCTATCTTGCGCCGTTCATGATCACCATCATCTGCTTTGCCGCTTTTCAGGCAACGCGTTCGCTTTCAGATATGATTGCCCTGCTTGCACTGGGTGTCCTGGGCGTTTTGATGAAACGTTTCGGCTGGCCGCGCCCGGCCTTCCTGATCGGGTTTGTTCTGGCATCCAATACCGAAACCTACCTTTATCAGGCGCTGCAATTCTATGACTGGGGCTTTCTGACCCGTCCGGGTGTGATGATCATCCTGGCCCTGACCATCATTTCCATTATCATGGGCATGCGCAAACATCCGGTAAACCCGGTTGAGGAAGAAGAAAGCAGCCATTCCCATTCGCCCAACCGCACACCGCAAATTCTGTTTGCCGGTCTGATCCTGGCGATCTTCGCGCTTGGTATCTGGGATGCGACCCAGCATACCTTCCTCGGCAGTGTTTTCACTGGCGCAGTATCGGTGGTCATGTTTGTCGTTACGGCTGTTCTGATCTGGCAATTGGTCGTTAGCCCGCCTTCGCACGGGGCCAATTTTGACCACGAATTTGATCTTGCCCACGGCGAAGACAAACCGAATGCCGGCCTGTGGCATTACGTCCTCTGGGTTGGCGGGATGGTTGCCGGCACCGCGCTTTTCGGGTTCCTGATCGCCATTACTGCCTTCTTCATCGCCTTCTTGCGCCTCAAGGCTGGCGCATCATGGCTGCGGACTTTGCTTCTCACCGCACTAGCAATGGGGGGTTTGTGCTTCCTGGCCTGGGCCCTGGTGCTCGATTTCCCGGGTGGCCTGCTTCAGGACCTTGTCGATCTGCCCTGGCCGTTGGGATAA
- the tcuB gene encoding tricarballylate utilization 4Fe-4S protein TcuB, whose protein sequence is MRSTDKTAEVARVMSICNACRYCEGHCAVFQAMELRLEFNADTVDYLANLCHNCGACYHNCQYAPPHEFNLNVPAAMAELRQENYGVYAWPGFMGKLFVRNGLWVSLLSIAVISLFTIITASLTGENFFARHDNAFYGVIPHNVLAGLFGAVGLFVALALVLSCVKFWRTMQLPAPHRLNFRQVIQGIKDALSLKYLDGGNGQGCSYPDETPSMARRWFHQFTFWGFMLCFAATSSGTILHYGFDLPAPYGFLSLPKLFGITGGLGLIIGPLGLLFLKAKADPMPKGKTNKGMDVGFLVLLLLSGLTGLALMLVRDTPYVGLTLCLHLSVVLTLFLSMPYGKFVHGFYRLIALVVFAVEKNAHKPVVGICKTKPV, encoded by the coding sequence ATGCGCTCAACCGATAAAACAGCCGAAGTCGCACGGGTTATGTCGATTTGTAACGCCTGCCGTTACTGCGAAGGCCATTGTGCCGTGTTTCAGGCAATGGAATTGCGGCTGGAATTCAATGCCGACACCGTCGATTACCTTGCCAATCTTTGCCATAATTGTGGGGCGTGTTATCATAATTGCCAATATGCCCCGCCCCATGAATTCAATTTGAATGTGCCCGCCGCAATGGCCGAATTGCGCCAGGAAAATTATGGCGTTTATGCCTGGCCGGGCTTTATGGGCAAACTGTTCGTCCGTAACGGCCTGTGGGTCAGCCTGCTCTCCATTGCCGTCATTAGTCTGTTTACCATCATAACAGCCAGCCTGACGGGCGAGAACTTTTTTGCCCGCCATGACAATGCGTTTTACGGCGTCATTCCGCACAATGTCCTGGCCGGTTTATTTGGTGCTGTCGGACTTTTTGTTGCCCTGGCCCTTGTGCTGTCCTGTGTTAAATTCTGGCGCACGATGCAGCTTCCGGCCCCGCACCGGCTCAATTTCCGGCAGGTCATTCAGGGCATAAAAGATGCCCTGTCGCTCAAATATCTCGATGGTGGGAATGGTCAGGGCTGTTCCTATCCCGATGAAACACCCTCAATGGCGCGGCGCTGGTTTCATCAGTTCACATTTTGGGGTTTCATGCTGTGTTTTGCCGCAACATCATCGGGCACAATCCTGCATTACGGCTTTGATCTCCCCGCCCCTTATGGCTTTCTCAGCCTGCCCAAACTGTTTGGCATCACAGGCGGTCTTGGCCTGATAATCGGCCCGCTGGGTTTGCTTTTCCTCAAGGCCAAGGCAGACCCGATGCCCAAGGGAAAAACCAATAAAGGCATGGATGTCGGCTTTCTGGTTCTATTACTTCTCAGCGGCCTGACCGGTCTTGCCCTGATGCTGGTCCGCGACACCCCCTATGTCGGCCTTACCCTTTGCCTGCATCTTAGCGTCGTCTTGACGCTGTTCCTGTCCATGCCCTATGGAAAGTTCGTGCATGGTTTTTACCGGCTGATTGCCCTTGTGGTATTTGCCGTTGAAAAGAACGCGCACAAACCCGTGGTCGGCATCTGTAAAACCAAACCGGTCTAA
- a CDS encoding response regulator, with protein sequence MRILIVEDNLVLAGKIAAAMRQMEHAVDLVHDGEDALRLVLQETFDLLILDLSLPGMDGLEILKAVRIRKINLPVMILTARGNLDERVAGLDAGADDYMVKPFELSELEARARALLRRNVGVRNPDISVGKLVFNSIDRSVTVAGQPVALTPRERGVLEVLLLNISQVISKEKIALHLFGFDDEASVKSIELYISRLRKKIANSGVEVRTIRGLGYMIDE encoded by the coding sequence ATGCGTATACTGATCGTTGAAGATAACCTTGTTTTGGCGGGCAAAATTGCGGCTGCGATGCGCCAGATGGAACATGCTGTCGATCTGGTTCACGACGGCGAAGACGCTTTGCGCCTTGTTCTTCAGGAAACATTTGATCTTTTGATCCTGGATTTGTCGCTGCCGGGCATGGACGGGCTGGAGATTCTGAAAGCCGTGCGCATTCGTAAAATCAACCTGCCGGTGATGATCTTGACAGCGCGGGGCAATCTGGATGAACGGGTGGCGGGTCTGGATGCCGGGGCGGATGATTATATGGTCAAGCCGTTTGAGCTGTCCGAGCTGGAAGCCCGTGCGCGCGCCCTGTTGCGGCGTAATGTTGGTGTGCGCAATCCAGATATTTCGGTTGGGAAACTGGTGTTTAATTCAATTGACCGGTCGGTAACGGTGGCTGGGCAGCCTGTCGCCCTGACCCCACGCGAACGCGGGGTGCTGGAGGTGTTGTTGCTTAATATCAGTCAGGTGATCAGCAAGGAAAAAATCGCGCTGCATTTGTTTGGCTTCGATGACGAGGCCAGTGTGAAATCAATAGAGCTTTACATCAGTCGGCTGCGCAAAAAGATCGCCAATAGCGGTGTTGAAGTGCGGACAATTCGCGGGCTCGGTTATATGATTGACGAATGA
- a CDS encoding tripartite tricarboxylate transporter substrate binding protein, with protein MSWGRSFKHSLTAVCAAAALTCGFAATASAQEPDFAGERVELIIPFSEGGGTDTWGRFWAPYFSVFLPGKPTVVVKNVPGGGSTSGANQFEARAKPDGLTAIGTSGSTQFPYLLQDKRVQYEMRDWRVVLASPTGGVVYVNSDLGVKSAADLNALKEIRLRYGSQGATSLDLVPLLAFELLGLDVDAVFGMKGRGAGRLAFERGEVNIDYQTSSAFINNVTPLVNIGSAVPLFSWGALDDDGNIIRDPSFPDLPSFPEAYEMMKGEKPSGPAWEAYKAFFIAGFPAQKMVFLPKDTPENIVEAYRAAAVSATKEESFIADREATLGAYKQIVGEPAERIFRQAVNVPEDARTWVQKWLTEKYSVQF; from the coding sequence ATGTCGTGGGGACGCTCCTTTAAACACTCATTGACAGCCGTATGCGCAGCCGCAGCCCTTACCTGTGGTTTTGCAGCAACTGCAAGCGCCCAGGAACCTGATTTCGCAGGCGAGCGGGTCGAACTGATTATTCCATTTAGCGAAGGTGGCGGGACAGATACGTGGGGACGTTTCTGGGCGCCTTATTTCAGCGTTTTTCTGCCAGGAAAACCGACAGTCGTTGTCAAAAACGTTCCTGGTGGGGGCTCCACCTCTGGTGCGAACCAGTTTGAAGCCCGTGCGAAACCGGATGGCCTGACCGCGATTGGCACATCGGGTTCGACACAGTTCCCATATCTTCTGCAAGACAAACGGGTTCAGTACGAAATGCGCGACTGGCGTGTTGTTCTGGCCTCGCCTACCGGGGGTGTCGTTTATGTCAATTCCGATCTTGGCGTTAAATCAGCCGCCGATTTGAACGCACTCAAGGAAATTCGTCTGCGTTATGGCAGCCAGGGCGCAACCTCGCTCGATCTGGTGCCGTTGCTTGCATTTGAATTGCTGGGTCTGGATGTTGACGCTGTTTTCGGCATGAAAGGTCGTGGTGCCGGTCGTCTTGCCTTTGAACGTGGTGAAGTCAATATCGACTATCAAACCTCGTCAGCTTTCATCAATAACGTGACCCCCCTGGTCAATATCGGCAGCGCCGTACCGCTGTTTTCGTGGGGCGCACTTGATGACGACGGCAACATTATCCGCGATCCGTCCTTCCCTGATCTGCCGAGCTTCCCCGAAGCCTATGAAATGATGAAGGGCGAAAAGCCGTCCGGTCCGGCTTGGGAAGCCTATAAGGCATTCTTTATTGCCGGTTTCCCGGCACAGAAGATGGTCTTCCTGCCCAAGGATACGCCTGAAAACATCGTCGAAGCCTATCGCGCTGCGGCTGTTTCGGCGACCAAAGAAGAAAGCTTCATTGCAGATCGCGAAGCGACCCTTGGTGCCTATAAACAGATTGTCGGCGAACCGGCTGAACGCATCTTCCGTCAGGCTGTGAATGTGCCCGAAGATGCCCGCACCTGGGTGCAAAAATGGCTGACCGAAAAATACTCGGTCCAGTTCTAA
- a CDS encoding sensor histidine kinase: MTENPKTPSLRARLLLWLLLPGLIMGSGLLAKNYLSVSEVANRIQDRLLVALAVTISEHAIKSRGDLLSRDIELLLEEFTRENTYYRVQGPNGAFVTGDTGLPRAPADLVLKPGVPHFYNAHYRNEDVRAVTMKYLVSDPSSNIHGWVTIDVSQTRRQRDSLIYDELMGSLTDYLVLMFLSGIFAWIGVTHGLAPLQRLQQAIRRRSTDDLRPIRHVMPKEVTEVVLSINGLLARLESSITANQRFIADASHQLRTPLATVQAEAEWALRNIHSDEDRLALERIVQQTRETSRLTSQLLNLARVSPEGRKAGSLVKINLLNFASGVTAEKVRAALHHQVDLGFDDQSEGMSCEIATGNEVLLHEALCNLIDNAMIYSPPGSSITVRVIGSGAVTGPIIEVEDNGPGIAPEDRGRVLGRFVRLDNDNKQGCGLGLAIVKEVADAHEAQLSLETGPNGKGLRVRIAFP, encoded by the coding sequence ATGACGGAAAATCCTAAAACTCCCTCGCTTCGGGCCAGGCTTTTATTGTGGCTGTTATTGCCCGGCTTGATTATGGGCTCTGGCCTTTTGGCCAAGAATTATCTTTCGGTTAGCGAAGTTGCAAACCGTATTCAGGATCGGCTTTTGGTTGCTCTTGCGGTGACAATTTCCGAACATGCCATTAAGTCGCGGGGTGATTTGCTATCGCGCGATATTGAATTGCTGCTGGAAGAATTTACCCGCGAAAATACCTATTATCGTGTGCAGGGGCCGAATGGAGCCTTTGTGACAGGGGATACCGGTTTACCGCGTGCGCCTGCCGATTTGGTTTTAAAGCCGGGTGTGCCGCATTTTTATAATGCCCATTATCGCAACGAAGATGTGCGCGCCGTCACCATGAAATATCTGGTGTCCGACCCATCATCGAATATTCATGGTTGGGTCACGATTGATGTGAGCCAGACACGCCGCCAACGCGACAGCCTGATTTATGACGAGCTTATGGGCTCGCTGACTGATTATCTGGTGTTGATGTTTCTAAGTGGTATTTTTGCCTGGATTGGCGTGACACATGGTCTGGCACCTTTGCAGCGTTTGCAGCAGGCCATTCGCCGGCGCTCGACAGATGATTTGCGCCCCATCCGCCATGTCATGCCTAAGGAAGTCACCGAAGTTGTCTTGTCGATCAATGGGCTATTGGCGCGTCTTGAAAGTTCGATTACCGCCAATCAGCGTTTTATCGCCGATGCCTCGCATCAGTTGCGAACCCCTCTGGCAACCGTACAGGCCGAGGCGGAATGGGCCTTGCGGAATATTCATAGCGACGAAGACAGGCTGGCCCTGGAACGCATTGTTCAGCAAACGCGCGAAACATCACGGCTGACCTCACAGCTTTTGAACCTTGCCCGCGTGTCGCCCGAGGGTCGTAAGGCGGGGTCTTTGGTAAAAATCAATCTGTTGAATTTTGCATCGGGCGTTACGGCGGAAAAAGTGCGCGCCGCCCTGCATCATCAGGTTGATTTGGGATTTGATGACCAAAGCGAGGGGATGAGTTGTGAGATCGCAACTGGCAACGAGGTGTTGCTGCACGAAGCCCTGTGCAATCTGATTGACAATGCCATGATTTATAGTCCGCCGGGATCAAGCATAACGGTGCGCGTGATTGGCAGTGGTGCCGTTACCGGACCGATTATCGAGGTGGAAGATAACGGACCGGGTATTGCACCGGAAGACCGGGGCCGTGTTTTGGGGCGGTTTGTCCGTCTTGATAACGACAATAAACAGGGTTGTGGGCTTGGCCTTGCCATTGTCAAGGAGGTCGCTGACGCCCACGAGGCGCAATTAAGCCTGGAAACCGGGCCCAACGGCAAAGGATTGCGGGTTCGCATTGCCTTTCCCTGA
- a CDS encoding 4-oxalomesaconate tautomerase: protein MKNTLIHNDQHAVPCVMMRGGTSKGPIFLASDLPEDVSLRDRILLAAMGSPDKRQIDGIGGADTLTSKSCIVSPSDRPDADVEFLFAQVAIDRAEVDTNPNCGNMTAAVAPFAIEAGLVPITGDQTLVRIYNRNVGALVDAVVPTPGGTVTYSGDAAIDGVPGTAAPLILRFKEIMGSKTGRLLPTGKAINYIDGLEVTCIDVAVPMVMFRARDLGLTGQESKAELDANTALLNRMEAIRRKASELMGLGDCTGKVVPKMAILSEPAKGGHLTSRYFVPHNCHATHAVTGAICVASCASLSGSIADGMIDLPAVPQQWIKIEHPSGMIDVELTIEGSGPNLSIVSGGVVRTARRLFEGQVLVPNQILVEGSA from the coding sequence ATGAAAAACACATTGATACATAACGACCAACACGCCGTGCCCTGTGTCATGATGCGGGGCGGCACCTCCAAGGGTCCGATTTTCCTGGCAAGCGACCTTCCCGAAGATGTTTCCTTGCGTGATCGTATCCTGCTTGCGGCAATGGGATCGCCCGATAAACGCCAGATCGACGGTATTGGCGGGGCAGATACCCTGACGAGCAAAAGCTGCATTGTCTCCCCGTCAGACCGGCCCGATGCGGATGTAGAATTTCTGTTTGCCCAGGTCGCCATTGACCGGGCGGAAGTCGATACCAACCCCAACTGCGGCAATATGACTGCCGCAGTGGCCCCCTTTGCCATCGAGGCCGGGCTGGTGCCGATCACCGGAGATCAGACACTGGTGCGCATTTATAACCGCAATGTCGGTGCCCTGGTAGATGCCGTGGTGCCTACACCGGGCGGGACCGTCACCTATAGCGGCGATGCCGCGATTGATGGCGTTCCCGGTACAGCCGCCCCGCTGATCCTGCGGTTCAAGGAAATCATGGGCAGCAAAACCGGGCGGTTGCTGCCCACCGGCAAAGCAATCAACTATATCGACGGGCTGGAAGTCACCTGTATTGATGTTGCCGTACCGATGGTAATGTTTCGTGCCCGCGATCTTGGCCTGACCGGCCAGGAAAGCAAGGCAGAGCTGGATGCCAACACGGCCCTGCTGAACCGTATGGAAGCAATCCGCCGCAAGGCATCGGAACTGATGGGGCTGGGCGATTGCACCGGCAAGGTCGTACCAAAAATGGCCATTCTTTCCGAACCGGCAAAGGGGGGGCATCTGACGTCACGTTATTTTGTCCCGCATAACTGTCACGCAACCCATGCCGTCACCGGGGCCATTTGTGTTGCCAGTTGTGCATCCCTTTCCGGCAGCATCGCCGATGGCATGATCGACCTTCCTGCTGTGCCGCAACAATGGATTAAAATCGAACATCCCAGCGGCATGATTGATGTAGAACTGACCATCGAGGGATCGGGCCCCAACCTTTCTATCGTCTCGGGCGGAGTTGTTCGCACAGCACGACGTTTGTTTGAAGGCCAGGTTCTGGTTCCAAACCAAATTCTGGTTGAAGGTAGCGCGTAA
- a CDS encoding ABC transporter substrate-binding protein, whose amino-acid sequence MTDPLKHLTGRIISHGLNRREFMASSMAAGMTLAAASSLYSKAAKAADGEPKRGGHLKLGLEGGSATDILDPAKSQSQFTFALNRNWGDTLVESHPHDGTAVPSLAESWESSADASTWTFKIRKGVQFHNGKELTIDDVVKTLHRHTDEKSESGALGILKSITEIKADGEDLVISLTEGNADLPLLLTDYHLVIQPDGGTENPNAGIGTGPYKLKSYDAGVRATFEKNENDWRSDRGYVDSVEMIVMNDATARVAALSSGQVHYINRVDPKTVNLLKRAPMVEILQTSGRGHYVFIMHCDTPPFDNNDLRLALKYAMDRETMVQKILSGYGKVGNDFPINETYALFPEGIEQRTYDPDKAKFHYKKSGHDGSVLLRTSDVAFPGAVDAAVLYQQTAKKAGIDIEIKREPGDGYWSNVWNVKPFSTSYWGGRPTQDQMYSTAYLSSADWNDTRFKRKDFDKLLLTARAELDQAKRKEMYRDMALMVRNEGGLILPMFNDFVNASNKKLKGYVHDIGNDMSNGYVASRVWIEG is encoded by the coding sequence ATGACTGACCCACTTAAGCATCTGACAGGCCGTATCATATCACATGGCCTGAACCGCCGCGAATTTATGGCAAGCTCGATGGCCGCAGGCATGACACTTGCTGCCGCCAGCAGCCTTTATTCAAAAGCCGCCAAAGCCGCCGACGGCGAGCCCAAACGCGGAGGTCATCTCAAACTCGGCCTTGAAGGCGGTTCTGCAACCGACATTCTCGACCCCGCCAAGTCGCAGTCGCAATTTACATTTGCCCTGAACCGCAACTGGGGTGACACCCTTGTTGAAAGCCATCCGCACGACGGTACCGCCGTTCCGTCACTGGCTGAATCCTGGGAATCTTCGGCTGATGCCTCCACCTGGACCTTTAAAATCCGCAAGGGTGTACAGTTTCACAATGGCAAGGAGTTGACCATCGATGATGTGGTCAAAACCCTGCATCGCCACACCGACGAGAAGTCTGAATCCGGTGCGCTTGGCATTCTGAAATCGATCACCGAAATCAAGGCGGATGGCGAGGATCTGGTGATCTCGCTGACCGAAGGCAATGCCGACCTGCCCCTGCTTTTGACCGACTATCACCTGGTCATCCAACCTGATGGTGGCACCGAAAACCCCAACGCAGGTATTGGTACCGGCCCCTACAAGCTGAAAAGCTATGATGCCGGTGTGCGCGCGACATTCGAGAAAAACGAAAACGACTGGCGTTCCGACCGTGGCTATGTCGACAGCGTTGAAATGATCGTCATGAACGACGCAACCGCTCGTGTTGCGGCCCTGTCATCGGGTCAGGTTCATTACATCAACCGTGTTGATCCCAAAACCGTCAATCTGCTCAAACGGGCGCCGATGGTTGAAATTCTGCAAACATCGGGTCGCGGGCATTATGTGTTTATCATGCACTGTGACACCCCACCCTTTGACAATAACGACCTGCGCCTTGCCCTGAAATACGCAATGGACCGCGAAACGATGGTTCAGAAAATCCTGAGCGGCTATGGCAAGGTTGGTAACGATTTCCCGATCAACGAAACCTATGCACTGTTCCCAGAAGGCATTGAACAGCGCACCTACGACCCCGACAAGGCCAAATTCCATTACAAAAAATCTGGCCATGATGGTTCGGTGCTGCTGCGCACCTCCGACGTTGCCTTCCCCGGGGCGGTTGATGCCGCTGTGCTGTATCAGCAGACTGCGAAAAAAGCCGGCATTGATATTGAAATCAAGCGCGAACCGGGTGATGGCTACTGGTCCAATGTCTGGAACGTTAAACCATTCAGCACCTCTTACTGGGGTGGTCGCCCAACCCAGGATCAAATGTATTCGACGGCCTATCTCTCCAGCGCCGACTGGAACGATACCCGCTTTAAACGCAAAGATTTCGACAAATTGCTGTTAACAGCCCGTGCCGAACTGGACCAGGCAAAACGCAAGGAAATGTATCGCGACATGGCCCTGATGGTGCGCAACGAAGGCGGCCTGATCCTGCCGATGTTCAATGACTTTGTGAATGCCTCGAACAAAAAACTCAAAGGCTATGTCCACGATATTGGCAACGACATGTCAAACGGCTATGTCGCCAGCCGTGTCTGGATCGAGGGTTAA